Proteins encoded together in one Vanessa cardui chromosome 19, ilVanCard2.1, whole genome shotgun sequence window:
- the LOC124537745 gene encoding centrosomal protein of 135 kDa-like, translated as MNEPDSNNLDALENEVQFYRLQQNQTIVEQEIRTLIADNQKLSQQVGSLLKEKLQLAQQAHDSDQTKELEELKKQVCLLTKERDSLNVLWQTSQKTVDALDIELKTYQTYDNRKASQNSNGDNADLDLKLNTALADYVELESKYKKVHAERNSLQTELKNKENEIASYKERGKELEKELLEVKKSLEDHKINLSAEIKSHADIKSQLLICQKQCVDQIKKESEAKSKVAEALQLYDLVSIQKNEAYKKIGIITGELNSLKQTLLNVQRDTETKYRRELDEIKEKYNEKVSDMLEHIRNLDAEIVEKGLLLNKTLRDNRILQATNENHLKLQQNNLSSVDPKLALAEQRLEAMFQELVASERRNIQLVCEKQSLAMDIKRIQDINTRETKRRDWEESLMKTQIDELKLKVEHLQKSLDETHEMIHKLQSMLSSRAESNQKMVTTKENELMELNKHLKNQMELNKKWKVSYLDMTDKLKTKLDALEKENKELRIQLNLPHISSSNHESSSSL; from the exons ATGAATGAACCAGATAGTAATAATTTGGATGCTTTGGAGAATGAAGTTCAATTTTACAGg ttacagcaAAATCAGACAATAGTTGAGCAAGAGATTAGAACATTAATTGCTGATAACCAGAAGTTGTCTCAGCAAGTTGGAAGTCTGTTAAAGGAGAAATTGCAGCTCGCACAACAGGCCCATGACAGCGATCAAACTAAGGAGCTGGAAGAATTAAAGAAACAAGTGTGTTTGCTAACCAAG GAAAGAGATTCATTGAATGTTTTGTGGCAAACATCACAGAAAACTGTCGACGCGCTAGATATAGAACTGAAAACATATCAAACTTATGACAACAGAAAAGCAAGTCAA AACAGTAATGGTGATAACGCAGATTTAGACCTAAAACTTAACACTGCTCTAGCAGATTATGTTGAATTAGAATCTAAATATAAGAAAGTACATGCTGAACGTAATTCACTTCAaactgaattaaaaaacaaagagaATGAAATTGCATCTTACAAAGAAAGAGGCAAAGAATTGGAAAAAGAATTACTAGAAGTTAAAAAATCCTTAGAagatcataaaataaatctgtCTGCAGAAATTAAAAGTCACGCGGATATAAAATCACAACTGCTCATATGCCAAAAACAATGTGTAGACCAAATTAAGAAAGAATCAGAAGCCAAATCCAAG gTTGCAGAAGCATTACAACTCTACGATTTGGTTTCAATACAAAAGAATGAAGCTTACAAAAAGATTGGAATCATAACAG gggAGTTGAATTCATTAAAACAAACACTATTGAATGTTCAACGTGACActgaaacaaaatatagaaGAGAATTAGATGAAATTAAGGAGAAGTACAATGAAAAAGTTTCTGATATGCTTGAACATATTAGAAACCTTGATGCTGAAATTGTAGAAAAAGGactcttattaaataaaaccttaag AGATAATAGAATATTGCAAGCCACAAATGAGAATCATTTAAAACTTCAGCAGAATAACTTGAGTTCAGTTGATCCAAAGTTGGCTCTTGCTGAACAAAGACTGGAAGCTATGTTCCAAGAATtg GTGGCCTCAGAGCGTCGTAACATACAGCTCGTTTGTGAGAAACAATCCTTGGCAATGGATATAAAGCGAATTCAAGACATAAACACTAGAGAAACGAAAAGACGCGACTGGGAAGAGAGTCTAATGAAGACACAGATTGACGAACTAAA attaaaAGTGGAACATCTTCAAAAATCTTTGGATGAAACGCATGAAATGATCCATAAACTGCAATCTATGCTGTCTTCAAGAGCTGAATCTAATCAAAA AATGGTTACAACAAAAGAAAATGAATTGATGGAACTgaataaacacttaaaaaatcaaatggaactcaataaaaa ATGGAAGGTGTCATATTTGGACATGactgataaattaaaaacaaaactagatgccttagaaaaagaaaataaagaattaagGATCCAATTAAATTTACCTCACATATCCTCATCAAATCACGAAAGTAGCAGTAGTTTATGA
- the LOC124537873 gene encoding vacuolar-sorting protein SNF8 has protein sequence MRRRAGVGAIQKQRLEQEKYREKGSEIQENKFQQMSKQLEVFRENLEEFATKHKSEIKKNAQFRRQFQEMCAAIGVDPLASGKGFWSVLGIGDFYYELGVQIVEVCLATNYKNGGLITLEELRTRLIAARGKAKKHQDITNEDLLAAVKKLKIFGNGFTVVPIGKGKWLVQSVPGELNLDQTLVLQKASTLGTAWVSASILTDDLGWNETRAQNALNHMVKEGLAWIDTQDAKETLYWFPSMFAECVSAS, from the exons atgcgTCGTCGCGCGGGTGTGGGAGCTATTCAAAAACAGAGACTGGAACAAGAAAAGTACAGAGAAAAGGGTTCCGAAATCCAAGAgaataaatttcaacaaatgTCAAAACAATTGGAGGTGTTTAGGGAAAACCTCGAGGAATTCGCTACCAAACATAagagtgaaataaaaaagaatgcCCAGTTTAGGAGACAGTTCCAAGAAATGTGCGCTGCGATTGGAGTTGACCCTTTGGCTTCGGGGAAAGGATTTTGGTCAGTTTTAG GCATTGGAGATTTTTACTATGAGTTGGGGGTACAGATTGTGGAAGTGTGCTTAGctacaaattacaaaaatggtGGTCTCATAACATTAGAGGAATTGAGGACACGGCTTATAGCTGCTAGAGGAAAAGCAAAAAAGCATCAGGACATTACCAATGAAGATTTATTAGCTGCTGTTAAGAAACTGAAAATATTTGGAAATGG GTTTACAGTAGTGCCAATTGGTAAAGGTAAATGGCTGGTCCAGTCAGTACCAGGAGAGTTGAACTTAGACCAGACTCTAGTACTCCAAAAGGCTAGTACATTAGGCACTGCCTGGGTATCTGCAAGCATTCTCACAGATGATCTAGG ttgGAATGAAACAAGAGCCCAAAATGCACTCAACCATATGGTCAAAGAAGGTCTTGCTTGGATAGACACTCAAGATGCAAAAGAAACTCTTTACTGGTTCCCCAGCATGTTTGCTGAGTGCGTGTCTGCCTCGTGA
- the LOC124537819 gene encoding uncharacterized protein LOC124537819, with translation MNSCISIKMEHTLIGETNIPVEITELRETESANEFQKFIHDLFENNGVLNDLRAYLRGHIVNVLQRAEKGESLCQRNFTQRLELAFQAINILIVEYLLRLEFKYTLSVFTSEIPLSNMVFKFANAVLKSTDSALSGLRY, from the exons ATGAACTCATGTATTTCGATTAAAATGGAGCATACACTAATAGGTGAAACAAACATCCCGGTTGAAATTACCGAATTAAGAGAAACTGAATCTGCTAACGAGTTTCAAAAGTTTATTCACGATCTATTTGAAAACAACGGTGTTTTGAATGATTTGAGAGCTTACTTGCGAGGgcatattgtaaatgttttacaaaGAGCTGAAAAAG gtgAATCATTATGCCAGAGGAACTTTACCCAGCGCTTAGAACTTGCATTTCAAGCGATCAATATACTCATTGTTGAATATTTACTTCGATTG gAATTTAAGTACACTCTTTCAGTATTTACATCAGAAATACCATTATCAAATATGGTTTTTAAATTTGCTAATGCTGTTCTGAAGTCAACGGATTCTGCTTTATCAGGACTGAG gtATTAA